In a single window of the Papaver somniferum cultivar HN1 chromosome 8, ASM357369v1, whole genome shotgun sequence genome:
- the LOC113304365 gene encoding peroxisomal membrane protein 11D-like has product MTTLDATRAELALLVLYLNKAEARDKICRAIQYGSKFLSNGEPGTAANVDKSTSLARKVFRLFKFVNDLHALISPVPQGTPLPIVVLGKSKNALISTFLFLDQIVWLGRTGIYKNKERADLLGRISLFCWMGSSVCSTLAELGELGRLSSSMKKIEKDLKSSEKYQNEEYKAKLKQSNARTLALVKSAIDVFVAIGLLQLAPKKVTPRVTGALGFTTSLISCYQLLPSPVKSKTT; this is encoded by the exons ATGACTACACTAGATGCAACCAGAGCGGAACTTGCTCTCTTGGTCTTATACTTGAACAAAGCTGAAGCCAGGGACAAGATATGCAGGGCTATACAGTATGGTTCCAAATTCTTGAGCAATGGAGAGCCTGGTACTGCAGCAAATGTTGACAAATCTACTAGCTTGGCTAGAAAAGTTTTTCGGCTTTTCAAG TTTGTCAATGATTTGCATGCTCTTATTAGTCCAGTCCCTCAAGGAACTCCTCTTCCTATTGTTGTACTCGGAAAG TCCAAAAATGCGTTGATATCTACTTTCTTATTCCTGGATCAAATTGTCTGGCTTGGAAGAACGGGCATCTATAAG AACAAAGAGCGCGCAGATCTACTGGGCCGAATCTCTCTCTTCTGTTGGATGGGTTCTTCGGTCTGCAGCACCTTGGCTGAG CTTGGTGAGCTGGGAAGGTTGTCATCATCGATGAAGAAGATAGAGAAGGATCTAAAGAGCAGTGAGAAGTATCAA AACGAGGAATACAAGGCCAAACTCAAACAATCAAATGCCCGGACATTGGCTCTCGTGAAATCAGCTATTGACGTATTTGTTGCCATTGGGCTGCTTCAATTAGCACCTAAGAAAGTAACTCCTCGTGTAACAGGGGCCCTTGGATTTACCACCTCGCTCATTTCTTGTTATCAG TTGCTTCCTTCACCAGTGAAGTCGAAGACAACATGA